Proteins from a single region of Apium graveolens cultivar Ventura chromosome 7, ASM990537v1, whole genome shotgun sequence:
- the LOC141672125 gene encoding uncharacterized protein LOC141672125: MPATAGRVRMPANNRVHSSAALQTHGIWQSAIGYDPYAPSKEDNKKSSQPQASNAAAEPEGENAYASFQGLLALARVTSNNVDDSRGACKKCGRVGHLTFQCRNFLSIKDEISDKDPEAIQAAVMSGLEKIKGSGKSLFGKTVAEDSEEDSEDESESSDSDYDSEIERAIAQSKKYGKKIIDKLKSSRKKNDDSDEDESDYGSIKDRSRSRKRRSNKRVHVNSDGDDDSIRRRRKEKRRRDELSDGDDNSRQQRRKSRKEKKRRSHKHSDDSDGSKEHTRRHKRKSRRERSVYSPDVRNSDDSDSGDRRGKKCSVKRSRKHNHKRD; the protein is encoded by the coding sequence ATGCCGGCTACAGCAGGCAGGGTTCGTATGCCCGCAAACAACAGGGTACACAGTAGTGCTGCTCTTCAAACCCACGGTATTTGGCAAAGTGCTATTGGCTATGACCCTTATGCACCTAGTAAAGAAGATAACAAAAAGTCTTCACAGCCTCAAGCTTCTAATGCTGCTGCTGAACCTGAGGGTGAAAATGCTTATGCAAGCTTCCAGGGTTTGCTAGCACTTGCTCGTGTGACCAGCAATAATGTTGATGACTCACGTGGAGCTTGTAAGAAATGTGGACGTGTGGGTCATCTTACATTTCAGTGTAGGAATTTCTTGAGTATTAAGGATGAAATCAGTGATAAAGACCCTGAGGCAATTCAAGCGGCAGTTATGTCTGGACTGGAGAAAATAAAAGGCAGCGGAAAATCGTTATTTGGTAAAACTGTGGCTGAAGATTCTGAGGAGGATTCTGAAGATGAGAGCGAGAGTTCAGATTCTGACTATGACTCTGAGATAGAGAGGGCAATTGCTCAGAGTAAGAAGTATGGGAAGAAGATTATTGACAAATTGAAGTCTTCTAGAAAGAAGAATGATGACTCTGATGAAGACGAGTCTGATTATGGAAGTATAAAGGATAGGAGTAGATCAAGGAAGAGGAGAAGCAACAAAAGGGTCCACGTTAATTCTGATGGAGATGATGACAGTATCCGGAGGAGAAGAAAAGAGAAAAGGAGAAGAGATGAATTGTCTGATGGGGATGACAATAGTCGACAGCAGCGTAGAAAGAGtaggaaggaaaagaaaaggcGAAGTCACAAACATTCAGATGATTCAGATGGGTCCAAGGAACACACTAGACGGCATAAGCGGAAGAGCAGGAGAGAAAGATCGGTTTATAGTCCCGATGTTAGAAACTCAGATGATTCTGATTCAGGAGATAGAAGAGGCAAAAAATGTTCTGTGAAGAGGAGCAGGAAACACAACCACAAACGTGATTAG